In Amaranthus tricolor cultivar Red isolate AtriRed21 chromosome 5, ASM2621246v1, whole genome shotgun sequence, a genomic segment contains:
- the LOC130812680 gene encoding monothiol glutaredoxin-S1-like encodes MDIVNRLVEQKPLVIFAKSCCCISHTVMQLISSYGANATVYQLDEISKGKEVEGALQKLGLRPGVPAVFLGQKLVGGAKEIISWQVQGRLVPALKEAGALWV; translated from the coding sequence ATGGACATTGTAAATCGATTAGTGGAACAAAAACCTTTGGTAATCTTCGCCAAGAGTTGTTGTTGCATAAGCCACACAGTGATGCAACTCATAAGCAGTTATGGAGCAAATGCAACTGTCTACCAGCTCGATGAAATCTCTAAGGGAAAAGAAGTTGAAGGTGCACTCCAAAAGCTGGGGCTTAGGCCAGGTGTCCCTGCTGTTTTCTTAGGCCAAAAGTTAGTAGGAGGAGCTAAAGAGATTATTAGCTGGCAGGTGCAAGGAAGACTTGTGCCAGCCTTAAAGGAAGCAGGGGCATTATGGGTgtag